The Streptomyces cynarae genome contains a region encoding:
- a CDS encoding S9 family peptidase, which translates to MTESNGSTSPQRGGDMPDWEKRFRAPRVSLPDWAEDAPHRSLFVSNATGTYELYAWDRVTGEQRQVTDRATGTTEGVLTPDGEWIWWFDDTDGDEFGIWRRQRFVPGASGAGAGPDEPAAPGLEPSYPAGLAIGRDGRTAVVGRSTDQDGSTIHLVRAGREPVEIYRHRESAGVGDLSHDGSLIAIEHTEHGDAMHSALRVLRPDGSTVAELDDTKGGTVELGLEVLGFAPVDGDTRLLIGHQRRGRWEPLVWDVASGEETDLQLDLPGDVAAEWYPDGSALLIVHGFEARSELFRYDLATRELVRVPTPPGTVSGATARPDGTVEYLWSSAAEPPVVRSTSGRVVLDPPGIKAPGSVPVEDVWVDGPGGRIHALVQRPAGASGPLPTVFDIHGGPTWHDSDSFAAGPAAWVDHGYAVVRVNYRGSTGYGREWTDALKHRVGLIELEDIAAVREWAVSSGLADPERLVLTGGSWGGYLTLLGLGTQPELWTIGIAAVPVADYVTAYHDEMEALKAMDRTLLGGTPEEVPERFEASSPLTYVDAVKAPVYISAGVNDPRCPIRQVENYVNRLAARDAVHEVYRYDAGHGSLVVDERIKQVRLELDFAARHLGGGAVE; encoded by the coding sequence ATGACTGAGAGCAACGGGTCCACGTCGCCCCAGCGCGGCGGGGACATGCCGGACTGGGAGAAGCGCTTCCGGGCGCCGCGGGTGTCACTGCCGGACTGGGCGGAGGACGCGCCGCACCGCTCGCTGTTCGTCTCCAACGCCACCGGGACGTACGAGCTGTACGCCTGGGACCGCGTCACGGGTGAGCAGCGCCAGGTCACGGACCGGGCGACCGGCACGACGGAGGGCGTGCTCACGCCGGACGGCGAGTGGATCTGGTGGTTCGACGACACGGACGGCGACGAATTCGGGATCTGGAGACGCCAGCGGTTCGTGCCCGGTGCCTCCGGTGCGGGTGCCGGGCCCGACGAGCCGGCGGCTCCCGGACTCGAGCCGTCGTACCCGGCTGGGCTCGCGATCGGGCGGGACGGGCGGACGGCGGTCGTGGGCCGCTCGACCGACCAGGACGGTTCCACGATCCATCTCGTGCGGGCCGGCCGGGAGCCGGTGGAGATCTACCGGCACCGCGAGTCGGCCGGGGTGGGCGACCTCTCGCATGACGGCTCGCTGATCGCGATCGAGCACACCGAGCACGGCGACGCGATGCACTCGGCGCTGCGCGTGCTGCGGCCGGACGGTTCGACGGTGGCGGAGCTGGACGACACCAAGGGCGGCACGGTCGAGCTGGGCCTCGAGGTCCTGGGCTTCGCTCCGGTCGACGGGGACACCCGGTTGCTCATCGGGCACCAGCGGCGCGGCCGGTGGGAGCCGCTGGTGTGGGACGTCGCCTCCGGCGAGGAGACGGACCTGCAGCTGGACCTGCCGGGTGACGTGGCCGCGGAATGGTATCCGGACGGCTCAGCGCTGCTGATCGTGCACGGTTTCGAGGCCCGCAGCGAGCTGTTCCGCTACGACCTGGCCACGCGGGAGCTGGTGCGGGTGCCGACACCGCCGGGCACGGTGTCCGGGGCGACGGCCCGGCCCGACGGGACCGTGGAGTACCTGTGGTCGTCCGCGGCCGAGCCCCCGGTCGTCCGGTCCACTTCGGGCAGGGTGGTGCTGGATCCTCCCGGGATCAAGGCGCCCGGGTCGGTGCCGGTGGAGGACGTGTGGGTGGACGGACCGGGCGGCCGCATCCACGCGCTGGTACAGCGGCCGGCGGGGGCTTCAGGCCCGCTGCCGACGGTCTTCGACATCCACGGCGGCCCGACCTGGCACGACAGCGACTCCTTCGCCGCGGGCCCGGCGGCCTGGGTGGACCACGGGTACGCGGTGGTGCGGGTCAACTACCGCGGTTCGACGGGGTACGGGCGCGAGTGGACGGACGCGCTCAAGCACCGGGTCGGGCTGATCGAGCTGGAGGACATCGCGGCGGTCCGGGAGTGGGCGGTGTCGTCCGGGCTCGCGGACCCGGAGCGGCTGGTGCTGACGGGCGGCTCGTGGGGCGGCTACCTGACGCTGCTCGGGCTCGGCACCCAGCCCGAGCTGTGGACGATCGGGATCGCGGCGGTACCGGTCGCGGACTACGTCACGGCGTACCACGACGAGATGGAGGCGCTGAAGGCGATGGACCGGACGCTGCTCGGGGGCACGCCCGAGGAGGTGCCCGAGCGGTTCGAGGCGTCGTCGCCCCTCACCTACGTCGACGCGGTGAAGGCACCGGTGTACATCTCGGCGGGGGTGAACGACCCGCGCTGCCCGATCCGCCAGGTCGAGAACTATGTGAACCGGCTCGCCGCGCGGGATGCGGTGCACGAGGTGTACCGGTACGACGCGGGGCACGGCTCGCTGGTGGTCGACGAGCGGATCAAGCAGGTCCGGCTGGAGCTGGACTTCGCGGCGCGGCATCTGGGGGGTGGTGCCGTGGAATAA
- a CDS encoding NAD-binding protein has translation MVVCGDDGLAHRLAAELRGVYGEQVTLVVPPAVRVARQPVVGRARASTLLDRVSAAVTRAAGNGHGNGNGNGNGNSTDGRATGSGGGGRSTEPAGSVRMVEAPEASEAVLAEAGVDRAAALALVYDDDETNIRAALTARRLNPRLRLVLRLYNRRLGQHIEALLDQAAALASGWTGDAEAFDASTTVLSDADTAAPALAATAVAGTTKVVQTDGLMLRAVERPPPRPGQVADPGLCTLALLSATVNAPAGGDGFDGFDGEQGPELLPDESAVAEATGRGTIVLETVSYTGPALPAGRSVVPLGSLFSRRLRWSVAGLVGCVVGLAIASMAVTGEPPLRATYLTLLDLFAIDNPAIGEPVGRQILQLLSSLVGLLLLPVLLAAVLEALGTFRSGTALRRPPRGLSGHVVLLGVGKIGTRVMTRLRELKIPVVCVEADPEARGLATARRLRVPVVLGDVTQEGVLEAAKIHRAHALLALTSSDTTNLEAVLYARSVRPDLRVVLRLYDDDFATAVYRTLRAAHPHAQTRSRSVSHLAAPAFAGAMLGRQILGAIPVERRVLLFAAVDVAGHPQLEGKTVAQAFRAGAWRVLALDTAAPGEHGRTPDPETRPPDRASGLVWDLPPTYVLRAEDRVVLAATRRGLADLLGRRRREPPGA, from the coding sequence ATGGTGGTGTGCGGGGACGACGGGCTCGCGCACCGGCTGGCCGCCGAGTTGCGCGGGGTTTACGGCGAGCAGGTGACGCTCGTCGTCCCGCCCGCCGTCCGGGTCGCCCGGCAGCCGGTGGTGGGCCGTGCCCGCGCCTCGACGCTGCTCGACCGGGTCTCCGCCGCGGTCACGCGCGCGGCGGGCAACGGTCATGGCAACGGCAACGGCAACGGCAACGGCAACAGTACGGACGGGCGCGCCACGGGATCCGGCGGCGGCGGCCGCAGCACCGAACCCGCCGGTTCGGTACGGATGGTGGAGGCTCCCGAGGCGTCCGAGGCCGTGCTCGCGGAGGCCGGCGTGGACCGGGCGGCGGCGCTGGCGCTCGTCTATGACGACGACGAGACCAACATCCGCGCCGCGCTCACCGCCCGCCGCCTCAACCCGCGGCTGCGGCTCGTCCTGCGCCTGTACAACCGGCGGCTCGGGCAGCACATAGAGGCACTCCTCGACCAGGCGGCGGCCCTGGCGTCCGGCTGGACCGGCGACGCCGAGGCGTTCGACGCGTCCACGACCGTGCTGTCCGACGCCGACACCGCCGCGCCCGCCCTGGCCGCGACCGCCGTCGCCGGCACCACCAAGGTGGTGCAGACCGACGGGCTGATGCTGCGGGCCGTGGAGCGCCCGCCGCCACGGCCGGGTCAGGTCGCCGACCCCGGGCTGTGCACGCTGGCGTTGCTGTCCGCGACGGTCAACGCCCCGGCCGGGGGCGACGGCTTCGACGGCTTCGACGGCGAGCAGGGTCCCGAACTCCTGCCGGACGAAAGCGCGGTGGCGGAGGCCACCGGACGCGGCACCATCGTCCTGGAGACCGTCTCCTACACCGGTCCGGCGCTGCCCGCCGGGCGCAGTGTCGTACCGCTCGGCTCGCTGTTCTCGCGGCGGCTGCGCTGGTCGGTCGCCGGGCTGGTGGGCTGCGTGGTGGGACTCGCGATCGCGTCGATGGCGGTCACCGGTGAACCCCCGCTGCGCGCCACCTACTTGACGCTGCTGGACCTGTTCGCCATCGACAACCCGGCCATCGGTGAACCCGTCGGGCGGCAGATCCTGCAACTGCTGTCCTCGTTGGTCGGGTTGCTGCTCCTTCCCGTGCTGCTGGCGGCCGTGCTCGAAGCCCTCGGCACCTTCCGCAGCGGAACCGCGCTGCGCAGACCGCCGCGCGGGCTGTCCGGACACGTGGTGCTGCTCGGCGTCGGCAAGATCGGCACCCGGGTCATGACCCGGCTGCGGGAGCTGAAGATCCCGGTGGTGTGCGTGGAGGCCGACCCGGAGGCGCGCGGCCTCGCGACGGCCCGGCGGCTCCGGGTGCCGGTCGTGCTCGGGGACGTGACACAGGAAGGTGTGCTGGAAGCCGCCAAGATCCACCGGGCGCACGCGCTGCTCGCCCTGACCAGCTCCGACACGACGAACCTCGAGGCCGTCCTGTACGCCCGTTCGGTACGCCCCGACCTGCGGGTCGTCCTGCGCCTGTACGACGACGACTTCGCGACCGCCGTCTACCGCACCCTGCGCGCGGCGCACCCGCACGCACAGACGCGCAGCCGCAGCGTGTCCCACCTGGCCGCGCCGGCGTTCGCCGGGGCCATGCTGGGCCGGCAGATCCTGGGGGCGATCCCGGTGGAGCGGCGGGTGCTGCTGTTCGCCGCCGTGGACGTGGCCGGGCATCCGCAGCTGGAGGGGAAGACGGTCGCCCAGGCGTTCCGCGCCGGGGCGTGGCGGGTGCTCGCCCTGGACACGGCGGCGCCGGGAGAACACGGCCGGACGCCGGACCCGGAGACGCGCCCGCCCGACCGCGCCTCGGGCCTGGTCTGGGACCTGCCGCCCACCTACGTTCTGCGCGCGGAGGACCGAGTGGTCCTGGCGGCGACGCGGCGCGGTCTCGCTGACCTGCTGGGGCGCAGGCGCCGGGAGCCGCCCGGGGCCTGA
- a CDS encoding MIP/aquaporin family protein, translating to MAVETPPLLTPSRLRRRGGLLGECLAEFLGTFVLVAFGCGSVATAVAALPGSGRTAGPTVFFLSAGDWLLITWGWALAVTFGIYVAGGVSGAHINPAVTLAFAVRRRFPWPKVLPYWFAQLAGGFGGAALVYAVYHDAINTFDHAMTGPKTNGHTLASFSIFGTFPAPFFHGGIWGPLVDQIVGTAFLVVFVVAVIDLRNTGVRANLGPFVIGLAVAAIGMSYGANAGYAINPARDFGPRLFTWVAGWQSLALPGTLPGSFSDYWWIPIVGPLVGGVVGVLVYDLFIGDVLHIRAQRGERPEPGRARPAEATDEE from the coding sequence ATGGCTGTGGAAACCCCGCCTCTGCTCACACCCTCCCGCCTCAGGCGCCGAGGGGGCCTGCTGGGCGAGTGCCTCGCGGAGTTCCTAGGGACGTTCGTCCTCGTCGCGTTCGGATGCGGTTCGGTCGCGACGGCGGTCGCCGCGCTGCCGGGATCCGGCCGTACCGCGGGACCCACCGTCTTCTTCCTCAGCGCCGGCGACTGGCTCCTGATCACCTGGGGCTGGGCCCTCGCCGTGACGTTCGGCATCTATGTCGCGGGCGGCGTCAGCGGCGCCCACATCAATCCGGCGGTCACGCTGGCGTTCGCGGTGCGCCGCCGGTTCCCCTGGCCCAAGGTCCTCCCGTACTGGTTCGCGCAGTTGGCCGGCGGGTTCGGCGGGGCAGCGCTGGTGTACGCGGTCTACCACGACGCGATCAACACCTTCGATCACGCCATGACGGGGCCGAAGACGAACGGGCACACGCTCGCCAGCTTCTCGATCTTCGGTACGTTCCCCGCGCCGTTCTTCCACGGCGGCATCTGGGGTCCGCTCGTGGACCAGATCGTCGGTACGGCCTTCCTGGTCGTGTTCGTCGTCGCGGTCATCGACCTGCGCAACACGGGGGTACGGGCCAACCTGGGGCCCTTCGTGATCGGCCTCGCGGTCGCCGCCATCGGCATGTCCTACGGCGCGAACGCCGGGTACGCCATCAACCCCGCCCGGGACTTCGGCCCCCGCCTGTTCACCTGGGTGGCGGGCTGGCAGAGCCTCGCGCTGCCCGGCACGCTCCCCGGCTCCTTCAGCGACTACTGGTGGATCCCGATCGTCGGTCCTCTCGTCGGCGGTGTGGTCGGGGTCCTGGTCTACGACCTGTTCATCGGCGACGTCCTGCACATCCGGGCACAGCGCGGCGAGCGGCCGGAACCCGGCCGGGCCCGTCCGGCGGAGGCCACGGACGAGGAGTGA
- a CDS encoding SpoIIE family protein phosphatase encodes MGGGDEPKGTAPALGDAPDGLEDALDTVLATTVRRTGASIGGIYLIEEAEPVLRLVAVCGMPLEFTSPWRRLPLTAPVPLADAIREERLVWIGDQSDMARRYPRVAAVLPYRFPLAAHAVTGMRRCWGGLVLMWPADHARRPTSRERHHITSSARRLARLLDHASRPPTLPDQPRIVSLDAPRHPAHVGLVAVDYAERLPEGALALDLEGRITFVTKTAARLLGRDDGRLLGTRPWQSLPWMDDPVIEDHYRTAVVSRAPLSFTALRPPDQWLTFELYPDTSGISVRITPAAEQSTPSTRPRPVTVTPTGRLYQLVHLAAALTETVSVRDLFELIADQILPAFRAQGLVLSAADAGRLKILGSFGYPPEVVDRLDGLMLDTDLSPAGQVLATGTPAFFASPPELSRSYPDAPLLSGKQAWAFLPLMITGRPVGCCVLSYVRPHTFSADERAVMTSLAGLIAQALDRARLYDAQHGVAHDLQQALLPRALPTVAGLDVAARYLPASRGVEVGGDFYDLLRLGATTAAAVIGDVEGHSIAAAALMGQVRTAIHAHATAGAPPDQVLACTNRLLADLNSGLLVSCLYAQLDLAGREIALASAGHVPPLLCHGSHEAGLLQVEPGPLLGVDVDFRYPVTRVPLPADALLAFYTDGLVEVPGTDTSRATDALARYLADVRDHALEDVIDGLVRHVWPSGRHTDDIAVLLLRAPGGHPVSG; translated from the coding sequence ATGGGTGGCGGCGACGAGCCGAAGGGCACGGCTCCGGCGCTGGGCGATGCCCCCGACGGACTGGAGGATGCCCTCGACACGGTCCTGGCCACGACGGTGCGCCGCACCGGAGCCTCCATCGGCGGTATCTACCTGATCGAGGAGGCGGAGCCGGTGCTGCGGCTGGTGGCCGTATGCGGCATGCCTCTGGAGTTCACCTCCCCATGGCGGCGGCTGCCGCTCACCGCTCCCGTCCCGCTCGCCGACGCGATCCGCGAGGAACGGCTGGTGTGGATCGGGGACCAGAGCGACATGGCCCGCCGGTACCCGCGTGTCGCGGCGGTCCTGCCCTACAGGTTCCCGCTCGCCGCGCACGCCGTGACCGGAATGCGCCGCTGCTGGGGCGGACTGGTGCTGATGTGGCCCGCCGACCACGCCCGGAGGCCCACCTCCCGCGAACGCCACCACATCACCTCCAGCGCCCGCCGTCTGGCCCGTCTCCTGGACCACGCGTCACGCCCGCCCACGCTTCCCGACCAGCCGCGCATCGTCTCCCTCGACGCCCCGCGCCACCCCGCCCACGTCGGCCTCGTCGCCGTCGACTACGCCGAACGCCTCCCCGAGGGCGCCTTGGCCCTCGATCTGGAGGGCAGGATCACGTTCGTCACCAAGACCGCCGCCCGCCTGCTGGGCCGCGACGACGGCCGACTGCTGGGCACCCGGCCCTGGCAGTCGCTGCCGTGGATGGACGACCCCGTGATCGAGGACCACTACCGCACGGCCGTGGTCAGCCGCGCCCCCCTGTCCTTCACCGCCCTGCGCCCACCGGACCAGTGGCTGACCTTCGAGCTCTACCCGGACACCAGCGGCATCAGCGTCCGTATAACCCCTGCCGCGGAGCAGTCCACACCGAGTACGCGTCCCCGGCCGGTCACGGTGACCCCGACCGGCCGTCTGTACCAGCTGGTCCACCTGGCCGCCGCGCTCACGGAAACGGTGAGCGTGCGCGACCTGTTCGAGCTGATCGCGGACCAGATCCTCCCCGCCTTCCGCGCCCAGGGCCTGGTGCTGTCGGCCGCCGACGCCGGCCGTCTGAAGATCCTCGGCTCGTTCGGCTACCCGCCCGAGGTCGTCGACCGCCTGGACGGGCTCATGCTGGACACCGACCTCTCCCCCGCCGGGCAGGTCCTCGCCACCGGCACCCCCGCCTTCTTCGCCAGCCCTCCGGAACTGTCCCGCAGTTACCCCGATGCGCCCCTGCTGAGCGGCAAACAGGCCTGGGCCTTCCTCCCTCTGATGATCACGGGACGGCCGGTGGGCTGCTGCGTCCTCTCCTACGTCCGGCCCCACACCTTCTCCGCCGACGAGCGGGCCGTCATGACCTCACTGGCCGGGCTGATCGCGCAGGCCCTGGACCGCGCCCGGCTGTACGACGCCCAGCACGGCGTCGCGCACGACCTCCAGCAGGCACTCCTGCCGCGCGCCCTGCCGACCGTGGCCGGACTCGACGTGGCCGCCCGCTACCTGCCCGCGAGCCGCGGCGTCGAGGTCGGCGGCGACTTCTACGACCTGCTGCGCCTCGGCGCCACCACCGCGGCCGCCGTCATCGGCGACGTCGAGGGCCACAGCATCGCCGCGGCCGCCCTCATGGGCCAGGTGCGTACCGCCATCCACGCCCACGCCACCGCCGGCGCACCCCCGGACCAGGTCCTGGCCTGCACCAACCGGCTCCTCGCCGACCTGAACTCCGGTCTGCTCGTCTCCTGCCTCTACGCACAGCTCGACCTGGCCGGCCGGGAGATCGCCCTTGCCAGCGCCGGCCACGTTCCGCCGCTGCTGTGCCACGGCTCCCACGAGGCCGGCCTGCTTCAGGTGGAGCCCGGACCGCTGCTCGGCGTCGACGTCGACTTCCGGTACCCCGTCACCCGCGTGCCGCTCCCCGCCGACGCCCTGCTGGCCTTCTACACCGACGGCCTCGTCGAAGTCCCCGGCACCGACACCAGCCGGGCCACCGACGCCCTGGCGCGGTATCTGGCCGACGTCCGCGACCATGCGCTGGAGGACGTGATCGACGGCCTGGTCCGCCACGTCTGGCCCAGCGGCCGGCACACCGACGACATCGCCGTCCTCCTGCTGCGCGCGCCCGGTGGGCATCCGGTCTCCGGTTGA
- a CDS encoding RNA polymerase sigma factor: MQRFRFPVGRLPDEALLSGLATGDPELAVTFVRRFQHKVFGVAVAVTGDPQLAEDIAQQTFERAWRHAQIYDSRRGSVTTWLTTIAHNLAIDAVRSRRPEPLAPDDLEAILGVVSETPEQYALADEASSRLRAAVAQLPREQGRALVMAGIYGMTAQQIADWEHIPLGTAKTRIRTAMGKLRTTLAPPQGRDHAQ, translated from the coding sequence ATGCAGAGGTTCCGGTTCCCGGTGGGCCGTCTCCCGGACGAGGCTCTGCTGTCCGGGCTGGCCACCGGCGATCCGGAGCTCGCCGTCACCTTCGTACGGAGGTTCCAGCACAAGGTCTTCGGTGTCGCCGTCGCCGTCACCGGGGACCCGCAGCTCGCCGAGGACATCGCCCAGCAGACGTTCGAACGGGCGTGGCGCCATGCACAGATCTACGACTCCCGCCGGGGTTCCGTGACGACCTGGCTGACCACCATCGCCCACAACCTCGCCATCGACGCCGTCCGGTCCCGGCGGCCGGAGCCGCTGGCGCCCGACGACCTCGAGGCGATCCTGGGCGTCGTCAGCGAGACACCCGAGCAGTACGCCCTGGCCGACGAGGCCTCCTCGCGGCTGCGGGCCGCGGTGGCGCAGCTCCCGCGCGAACAGGGCCGTGCCCTGGTGATGGCGGGCATATACGGAATGACGGCCCAGCAGATCGCCGACTGGGAGCACATCCCGCTGGGCACCGCCAAGACACGCATCAGGACGGCGATGGGCAAGTTGCGCACCACCCTCGCCCCTCCCCAGGGGAGGGACCATGCCCAGTGA